The sequence below is a genomic window from Myotis daubentonii chromosome 14, mMyoDau2.1, whole genome shotgun sequence.
ccacacgcaaggggccaaagagccgcatgtggctcgcgagccgcggtttgctgaccacggtcctAGGCTATTCAcatattttcaaaagagaaaagtcTAAACTATGAACACAGTACATTTAGAATGATAAGCCTTACCTTGGAGTCTGGACATTACAGTGATAGATGTATTCTGTCACAGTCTCATCTTCAAACATTGAAGAGTACTTCCGTTTGAAATCAGGCCTTAAACGCTGTACTAGACTTAAACCTATTTAAtagaaaatgaatgttttaaattatcagtgttttaaattataattgaCTTATAGATTAATACAGAAAGTTTGTGTTTGCTTATATGCTTACAACATATGTATTCAAGTGTATTATTTTAGGTGGAAAGAAACACATATCCTAGAAGCTGCTTTCCTCAAGTTCCCTAAGGAGAGCTTAAAGTAAGAATTAAAGTGTCCCATAGTGGCTTACAGATGTTCTTCAAAAACATATGATCATTTTCTAATACTTGTTTTTGTAGGAAAACGAATTCTACTAAACATGGCAGATGAATAGAGCAACTCatacataaaattaattaatttacatttttccaagatatatatatttctgtgaaaaaataaatgcagGGTTTCTGTTGGGACACTAGCAATACTACCTGCTAAGGCATCCACAGTGGTCCTATGGCCCTGAGGGGGAGAGCAGGGACAAggtccccaaaggaaagaagataaAGAGCAGGAGCCAACATATTTCTGGGCCCCAGGGACTAACCAGTTTCCCTTTCTGCTATCACTGCCTATTATTCTAACAAGGTCTTAGTTCTTTAGTGACATTCCTTCCTATTTCTGAAGGAACTATGCAGCTCCATCAAGAATTTGTATGGTGTAGTTATTAGTCTGCATTACtccccatcatcaccaccaccttcACGTGCAAGCATAAATAGGAGGCATCCGTCCTCCACCGTTGTCTCCTAATTTCTTTTCATACTTTATTTTTCCCATAACTGCTACTTGTGTGACTCTAATCAAGTCAAAACCATTTACTACACAGACTCTTAGGTAGTTCAGAGGAGGTCCAGACCATCACCATCTGTgacaaaaaggaaggaaactcCCTTGGCTTTGAGACTAAAACAGAGGAGCTGAGagtcaaataaatttaaatcaaAGACTAAGCACTGGTACCTCAAAATATGACTGGAAACACAAAACAAGAGTTCCCAAAATCTTTGCAGAAAAGAACTTCTTTATTTTAACCCTCTGACATTACCAGACAAGAAAAGAATGTGAGTCATCTCCATGGTAGATCAAGTCAGGCTTCGAAATCTACAGCAGGACATGATCTCTGTAGCTGGTTATCTTCTCTGCAGCTGGACATGGTCTCTGCAGCTGGATATGATCTCTGCAGCTGAATATCATCAGCCTGACAAGTGCTCTCTAATCTAATGCCCACCAACAGATCCACATAGCACTTCCCCTCCACCCCGTCCCTGGGCTTACTGACCTCACCCTCAGCATTTTCCACGTTCTTGGCTTTGCTAATCACCTATAGCGTTGACACTATAAAGACTCCTCACTGAGGAGAAGAATCTGGTTTCATTCATCTTTATGCATGGACTGATACTTTCTAGAGGAGAAAAAGGttcagtttttctctttgtttttaagatgTTGACTAACAATGGTAATCAATAAATACTTCTTTACTGCTCATCTATGAACATTCTGCTTTCCTAGGGTACAGAACTAAGCACTCACCAAAGGGTCCTGCAATCCTGAGGCCAGCTAAAGGGTTAAAGGGAGTCAATACTGCTCCCAGGGCTCTGATCCATACTGGAATTGGTCTGTCTTGATCAGCAAGGTCCGGTCGCTCAGGGAAACCCCAAGGCTCCACTAAAATGAGATGATTTACCCTGTTGGGAAAAGAACAGATATAAGTTCATTTGGCAAATTCACCCTAGAATGTCAAGAATTAACACAATTTATGAAGTAAAGACAAAGAACCACCTTCAACAACCTTCACATTACAGACAAGACCAATGGCTGAATGGGTTACATTACATCATGTTCTTATTACATATAAACTTTTGAGATTTGATAGGATGAGAGGTATTATCTAAGGGTATATGATATTGTGTGACTATTCTTGAGAAatggtatttgttgttgtttaagcTACACTCTGACAGATGACCACTCAGAAAAATCCAGTGGTTCAATCTATCTCAAGGTTGACACTGCAGAAATGATTGAAGATTAATATTACACTCATAAAATAGCTTAGGAGTTTAAGTCGGttcaaaataactttaaattgaCTTTTCACAAACATAAGGATAATGTAACAAAATGGGCTGAAAAGGTACCTCCTAGTTTTGGATGCTATTTTGGTGAACAGGAGCACACCTACCCTACCCATGACATCATGCTAAACTGGCCTCAGATTCTATCCTTTCCCAATTTTCTTCCTTACTGACAAAAGATAAAGTTTTCAGTCCCAATTCATATAAAATTGTTTCATATCactaatagttttatttttccatcttttgAAACTGCTTCCTGATGAGAGAAAGCCAGAACGCTCAGCAGTACTTCCTTCCAGTGGCTGCATCATATTATATAGTAAGTCACGCAGATCTAAGCAGAGCATAACGGTCCTCCCAACACAGAAGATATTCAACTGTAAACAAAAGAGCCAACAAATGCCAGCAAAAATCTCCCAGGGATGAATTGACAATGATTCTAAAGTCCCTTTCCTAAGTcataaatgaaacagaaaagtaaagaaaCCAGCACACGGGGTAAAGATGGCTATTATTCCTGatattaaatgtttttctcttttgccaGCACACGAGTCCTTTGTTCTGACTGCATTTTCTCCAACAGAAAGTTTCAGCGCACAGACCCAGAGCTCCAAGGGCCCTTGGAGAAGTCAGCCCAATCTTCTGTCTCACAGATTTGAGAAGGAAGCTGAGATGCACTGTGTGACCTGCTCCAGGACATAAAGCTAGTGAATGTAGAACAAGGATTAAAACGCACATTTCCTGACTCCAGAACACTAACAGATACCAACAAGCCACTGGGCAGAAGGCTCTCTCCTTAGGACAAGCTAagccagaaaaaagaaagatattagTAAAGGCAAAGCCCTTCACTTTTATCAACTCCAGGCTGGTCCTAATACTATACTCTAGATTTCATAACGCCAAGATTTGTAGAACGCTAACTATGAATCTGTGTGGAAATGTGTGATGCAAGAGATTTCTATAGACTTTGAGTGCCTTCACTCATAAAAGTTCTAtgagattattattttataatagtgtAAGGAAGGGGGATGGGAATGAGTTTGTTTTAATGGCAGAGACTATCTCTGACATTTTGACTTCCTCCTAAATTCCTCTCACACAGCCCACATTGAGATTTGAGGAAGGGGGATAGGTCAGAGGTATGAGGAGAACTTATGAAATAGCCACCTAGTTGAAAGTGGCAAAGATTCACGTTAAAACATAGtattattgccctagccagttttgctcagtggttagagtgttggccctcagattgaaaggtcacaggttcgattcccgtcaagggcacatacctcagttgcaggctcgatccccaagaggcaaccaatcgatgtttctctcgctctctctcttctcttcccttctactctctctaaaaatcaatggagaaaacagcctcagataaggattaacaaaaaaagagaaaaaaatggtatcATTCACTATTGACTTACCtcttagagaaaaaaatcaccctAAAAGATGACTAAACTTTTGTTAAAATTTGTTGTAGGATCTTGCACAGCCTGCTCTAGACACTCACAGACCTGCTAACCCAAGAAGGAGGAGGACAAAGGAAAATTCGAGGGAGGGAAAGTTGAGTTAAGTGATTCTTTTGGTTCTGCCTTAATTTTGGCTTGCCTGTTTACTACGGATCTGCAAAACAGCATCCCCAGGTAAGAATGCCAGCTTAACAAATTATGCAAAGTGTGCATACTAGAGTACATGCCCTGCCCCCCCTTTTTAAATGAGAATAAATTGCTCCAATAACTGATCCTGTGTCATCAGCCTTGCTTTTATAGTATTTAGCACATAATAGATATCAGTAAACATTTGGAGTAGCGTTGTCCACATTTCCTTTCAGTCCTTGTCTATAAGGATATACAAATTTTGTAAAGTATAATCAAGTAACAAGCAGAGGAGCTATCCAGTCTGGATTTTCCTAGTTCCCCAGATGACATGAGAATATCAAAATAAGTTCTTATATTAATCTTGCAGGTCATTACTCACTAGTGAGTAGTAAAATCCATTTAGAGAGTCAGAGTCAGTCTGGTCTGAttgttttctaataaaattatattatgtgGAGTAGAAAAATATGTAAGCGTATCATTCCACAAAACTGTTTCagacacactcacatacacatataATTCATACTGAAGGTTATAgtcaaaaagtttgaaaaccatttttttaagttCTGCAACAATGTCTAAACTGGAGTTATATATATCATCTACTTCCACTACCTCAGAAAATAattgttccttattttttattgtaaggCTTTAAATGAGATAGATTGTGCAAAGTTctcaaataataaatataaagtaaatgtTAGTTACAGTAGCAAAAATAGGAAGACTACTGGAGAAGAATTCAATCTAGGGAGCTGGGAAGACAGTGGCAAGAACCACCTGAACAGTGAGTAATTTAACTTTCATCCTCCAGGAAAGCCTGACCACAGGTTTTGTCTCACAGGTTATTATAGCCCTGCAGTAGACCAAGTTCCTAGGCTATCTTCTTGCCTCCTTTTCTAATGAAGAGATCATCTCATTTGATAGTAGTTATTTGGTTTTAATGTAGTATATCTAAATTAGTATAGTAAACCAGATCCTAATCTCTCATATTCTGTAGCTGATAGCATGATGGGATTGTTAGTTCACATCTAGGATTAAGGAATGGGTCCACCCAGACACCACATGTGAGTCATCCATCAGACATCTTTGTCAAGAATCAGAGACTGATTTGAACTACACGAAAAACAAAGAACCAGCAGAGCAGGAACAAGAGGACAATAGCCCATCAGTTTCAAAACATAAAGAGGCACTCTTCTCCAGGTTAGCATTAGAGTAGGTCCTGAGTTGGAAGACTGCAGTATAAAGGGCAAAGTGGTGGACAACACACAAGCTCTAACCCCTTGGGACAGATGAGTCTCAGTGCTAACAAAGGTATATAACCTGACTTACATGAATTTTAAGTTCTGCCACCAACCAGATATAATATAACGAGGAGAATATTCAGACCAAGAACAAAAATGCACAAGGGAGTCTGCAGGACCTATTTACGCaacaaggaaagggaaaaaaggacCAGAAAGAACTCTAGTCAGTGCACAAATGAGCAATTCTCAGATCGAGTTAGGGGCAGGTATTTCCCACTGCCTCCAAGCCACTGAGGGAGAATGGGACAGGTCCAGAGCACAACAAACTAAATACCTCCAACTTCAGATCAAGCAGAACAACCTTTCTTCTCAAGAAAGGCTAAGAAGAAATGTTCAGTCCACCTCTGCAGAGTCCGAAGACAGAGCCAGGCAAGGTCAAAAGGGCAGATGATCTGAAAGCCTTAGTGAAGAAGTAAAGACCAGTTGTAACCTACTCTGTTGTAACTTGGAATGGATTTCTTTGCTAAACACTAAGTTAGTTTCTAGTGTCCTTTTCTTTAGTTTATAAGAAATACCTGGAAGTTGAGTAAGAGACATCTAGAGTAGCTAGTTCCATACTTGCTTAGTTGATACTGGTAAAAGATAAAATGaagcatattaaaaattttaagaggttATTTGAGCAAAAACCGATTTGAATCAGGCAGTGCCAAACTAGCAGTGAGGAATGCTCCACTGAGCAAGAGGACAGACTGGCTGTTTGTGATCGATGTCCTTAGTTTTTGATTGCATAACCTTGAGACATTTACAGGCTTAGATTCTGGTTTGCTTACACAGGCCATGGCATTAGAGCCACATCAGTCTAGTGGCCTCcttgtttcattcatttaaaacTGGGCACCCACTATGTGCCCAGCAAAGGGTTTCAACTGAATTTCATTAATGATTTGGGATATTTGAAAATCCAGAGAAtctcattattttgaaattaactTGTATTGAATAATTTAAGTTATGCAGTTAAGAATTCAAGATTGACTATTCAACACATTCTATAGAGTTCCACTCAATATTTGTTAGCAATCAGCCAATTTAAACATGCTAATTATTTCAAGCATTCTCATATTCATCTATTGCTAATATTTGGTGGTTCTTGGTCCTGACACTTTAGTTTTAatactttagttttatttctagtattaggaacaaacattcaaaaatcaatttcTATAAATGTAGTAAGTACAAGACTGGAATCACTGGCTTTGTTTTAGATACCTGTTCTGTCAACCATGTCATTCAAAATATGTTGCTATCCTCTTTTATAGGTAATTTTAAAGTGATCATTCCCTTCTGAATCAATGTGAAACaccttatttctttaaacatttcacAACTACAAATGAAAATCTCCCTAACTTAAATAGCAGATAGCCATGAAGGGCCAGGATTCTAAGACTCATAACCAGTCTGGCCCAAGAGACCCATGTCACATCTCCAAGGGATAAATACCACAAGAGTGACCTCATAAACATGTTACGAAACAAAGGAAGTCCAATCTCCACAAATACCCTGTTGTCTTATACCAGAAAAGTCTCCACTTCCTTCTCTCAGTGACAAACATTTGTCACCAAGAGTAGGACACAATTAAAGGCAGTAATCCCAAACAGCCAATGAGGCgaagaaaatttcattttttttaaaagaactgatcTGCCAGTTGAAAAAATTTATTACTGTCTAGCACACAGGACTATAAACTCTCCACAAAAGTCAAGTGTAAATGAAGTTTAAATAAAGAAtctgtagccctaaccggtttggctcagtggatagagcgttggcctgcagactcaagggccccaggttcgattccggtcaaaggcatgtgccttggttgcgggcacatacccagtagggagtgtgcaggaggcagctgatcgatgtttctctctcatcaatgtttctaactctctatccctctcccttcctctctgtaaaaaaaccaataaaataaaaataaaaagaatctgtAGAGAAAAGTTGGCTGTTCCAGAGGAAGAAAACCTCAGGTACACCAGGCTGCTGCTCCACGTGTATGTGGAGTTATGCAATGGGCAGCCTCACAGTGCATAAATGCACTCTGAAAATGACCATCACCCAATGTCTCATTCACAGACCTCAATGTCACAGTTGGTTGCAATTttggatttaaaaattattccaataGAAAAATACACTGGCAACCAAAAATGCTGATTATTTGTTTCTTTTCgaaagatgaacaaaacaaaaatgagcttttcttccattttttttcgcACTCTAATGTGACCTCCCCTCAGAGAAGTAACATAAATAATAGGAAATAACACAAGAAAATCAGGTAGAGAAAGGAGGAGATGCTACAAAGATTCTGAGGCAGACACTTATTAATTCAATGactagaaaaataattctataacAATAAATGTTAGGGCACAGTATAATATAAAAACCCTGTAAAACAGACTCTGTAGGTATATTTTCTGTAGTTTagaggaaactaaggcttagagGTTAAGTGATTTTGCTCTAAGTCAAAACATAGCACTAGGTTTTCTAATTTCTAACCTTCTGGTTTCCTATTACAGCTTATTACAACCTGGAAAAACCTGCTGGATCTGTAAGTCTAATGATAATAATAGAAAGCAATACCACAACAACTTTTATTTGTGGCTTCAACTGTATATATTCTAAGTTTAACAAACAGAAAGTCCCTTCTTAAGCTTCTATAAATGTGTTTGTAGCATGTGTAATAGGAAAATGTGACATCATTACTTCAGCTACTAAATTGGCCATTAGTTGTGATGTGTTTAGGGTCCTTTAAGAGAATCTGTCTTGTAAGGCTCAGGTACCAACCACCAAAGATGGAAACTAGAGACTAGCACAGGTGCTTCTCTTCTGTCACCATCACTTACCTTTTTGGGTACTTCAGTGAGTAAGCAGCAGCCAAGAACCCACCCAGGTTGTGTCCAAGCAAGATCATTTTGTCCAGTCCTAGGGCACATCTCCACTCTTCAATGGATTCCACAAACTGATTCTCCACTTCTTCTGCATCATTATCAAACATGGGTCTACTACTTCGTCCAAAGCCCAACAGGTCAAAAGCATAGACGGGTCTATCGGTGCAAAGATCTTCATAGTTCAGTGCCCAGAGTCCAAGACCTCCTCCAAAACCATGGAGAAGGACAAGTGGAGTCTTATTTGGAACATCGTAAGAGAACTTCAGTGtccatattttatttccattagaTACACGAACAGCTTCTTTCTTATATATACAGGGGACAcctaaaaaaaacataaaagaaaaattctgcTTAACTTTACTACCTCTGAGAAAGGAGGTATTCTTGGAGCAATCAGAAACTAATAATCTACAAATCATCTGGTTGCCATTCATATGATCTTAGCCTTTATTATATcatccctaaaaaaaaaaagcattcatttCACTGAAGCAAATAATTCTTAACGATCATATTTTACATCTAAGTGGGACAATCCATTTCAGACAAGTCTCAAGTTCCTGTGGTCAAGGTCTTTTGGCAAGTCATGTAGTTCTTTAGACTTCTTTCCACATCCATCAAATGAGAGTACTACACCCTTAGAAATGGAGAGGAACTCAATATTCACTGAATCCATTATTTGGAGGTCTCTATCCTTGCAAACAAAAAAATGCCACCTTGAAATTTTTCTAACACTTGAATATTAAGCATTGAAGACTAAAGTTCAGACTCAAAAGAAAGCTTTTTccctaaaaagtaaataataaatttagGGAAGGATTAACAGTATCTGTATTTAAACACATAAAAGAAATCTTAAGTCATTTCAGAGTTTAGAGGGAAAAAGGTGACATGTTATGGTAGGAACTCCTCAGCATAAAGTGACAATAATGTGAGTTCAAGTCCAACATTCTCTCTAGAAAGTGCAAATCATCATTTTGTAGATAAAAATTCTTACTTGCCTTCAATGCTGTGAGACTAAATACAGTACTTTAAATATCCCCCAAAAAGACTAAAGATGAAACTAATCTGAAATTCATTTACATTAAATTATCAACTGAATGGCCATCCACTTTAGATGTCCCCTTATTTGTTTGTGATATTCACTTGCAGTGGACAACCAGTGGAGAGCCAAGTTCACTCCCTGCATTA
It includes:
- the ABHD5 gene encoding 1-acylglycerol-3-phosphate O-acyltransferase ABHD5 isoform X2, whose product is MRKARLNHARRQFSFCNCVPCIYKKEAVRVSNGNKIWTLKFSYDVPNKTPLVLLHGFGGGLGLWALNYEDLCTDRPVYAFDLLGFGRSSRPMFDNDAEEVENQFVESIEEWRCALGLDKMILLGHNLGGFLAAAYSLKYPKRVNHLILVEPWGFPERPDLADQDRPIPVWIRALGAVLTPFNPLAGLRIAGPFGLSLVQRLRPDFKRKYSSMFEDETVTEYIYHCNVQTPSGETAFRNMTIPYGWAKRPMLQRIGKMDPDIPVSVIYGARSCIDGNSGTSIQSLRPHSYVKTIAILGAGHYVYADQPDDFNHKVKEICDTVD
- the ABHD5 gene encoding 1-acylglycerol-3-phosphate O-acyltransferase ABHD5 isoform X1, giving the protein MAAEDEDIGERSGWLTGWLPTWCPTSTSHLKEAEEKILKCVPCIYKKEAVRVSNGNKIWTLKFSYDVPNKTPLVLLHGFGGGLGLWALNYEDLCTDRPVYAFDLLGFGRSSRPMFDNDAEEVENQFVESIEEWRCALGLDKMILLGHNLGGFLAAAYSLKYPKRVNHLILVEPWGFPERPDLADQDRPIPVWIRALGAVLTPFNPLAGLRIAGPFGLSLVQRLRPDFKRKYSSMFEDETVTEYIYHCNVQTPSGETAFRNMTIPYGWAKRPMLQRIGKMDPDIPVSVIYGARSCIDGNSGTSIQSLRPHSYVKTIAILGAGHYVYADQPDDFNHKVKEICDTVD